From the genome of Daphnia pulicaria isolate SC F1-1A chromosome 5, SC_F0-13Bv2, whole genome shotgun sequence:
gcttcttcttcttcttcttcttcttcttcttctgctggtggtggtggtggtggtgaaagTGTTGCTCGTAGACGAGGGCTCAGCGAGAAAGACTATATATAGTGGATGGATGTAATCCAGTAAAGAACTCTGATGGATCGCTATTGCTGTgtagtaacaacaacaacaacaacagtagtATAGTAGTAGATATCTGGGATAGATATGTCAGAGTGGGTGGCGCGGAGGCTAGCTGGATTACAGCCTGTTCCAATCAAATCGGACCCCAAGTAGTAGGGAAAAaagccaaaacaaaacaaactggAACAAAACACTGTCGTAACTTTGATAAGATGAGATTgccctccctcccccccccccctttttctttttttttgggctaCGGGGCTGGACTTGATTGGATTACTAACCTCCTCCTCTTTCGCCTCATGgggtgcaaaaaaaaaaaaggaaaaacacacgcacagaaaagaaaaagatatgcaGTTTCGATGTGCATGGCGGCCATTTTGAATGAGCTAATCAAGCAGAGTGGAAAGGAGAGGGGTTTGGTCGggttggtggggggggggatacgATCTCTCACTGTTCATCATCTAGTAACGAGTAAGGTGATGGTATATGGTATTGATCTATCACCCACCACCCTCAACTCCCCCCTCTTCCTAACACACcgacatatatatatatacacacattaCACAAAGCTGCTGGACTTTAATTAACTCGCAGCCATTTTCCATGCAGAGACGCAGCGATagctttctctctccttctcagTGTGAGTGCGCGTTTAATTAgctactcctcctcctcctccttatatatatatagactcctacacccacccacccacctccACGACCCACTCTTCAAGAACACTGAGATCACGGCCAGCCAGTTGgcataataataatgagtGTATACGCGCGACGCAGGGAtggtagagagagaaaggctgGAAGATTCATTTGGCAGGTGATGGAtatgtatatttatatatacaacCTCATCGTTAGTTAGCTAGTTCTCCTTCTCCCGACTGCttacattaaattaaattggggacaagagaagaaatggaattacaatttttttgtgtggtggtggtggtggtggtggagaaaAGTTGGCTGATCCATCAATAACTTTCAGCGTCACGTAGACCGCGCGGGTTgggagcgaaagaaaaaataataaaatttcgtGTTTGTCGGAGTTGACCCACTGGATGGCGTaatgtaaagaagaaaaaaaaaggaggttgggtgagaGTGAAGAGAGTCTGAATCCAGATGGACGGAATGGATCACAGCCGAAAAACTCTATACGCCAGACATATGACAGACTGTGTTGTGTGAGAAACgttgggggaaaagaaaaggtttaaaaaagtaaatccGGAATCACTCTCCTTTTTGATCCAGctagtgaagaaaaaaaaaaaaaaaagggagcatCTTATATTTTCGAGTGAAAATCTTGGTGAGAGATGTCGCCATCCGTGCGCATACATAATCACGCTAGACGGAAGCAACGGATGAGTCTGAGCTCTGAAAAATAGAGTGGCCATTCGactaccaccaccagcacTGTAGTAGTAGTCGTAGTAATAGTAGTCTACATGTACTACAGAGCTGGAGGGAAGCGGTGGGGTTGTCTTAAGACGTCGTCAAGGCAACGAGTTGGtagaagggagagagagagagtagaggGGAAATGGCCAATTACTTAAGAGAGTGGTGCCTCGTTAAATCGAGTGGAGAGTCGCTAAATAATGTATGGAACAGCCAATGGCATTATAGCTCCTCATCTCCCAtccagctctctctcttctatcccccccccctgcaTATACTAAATCGTCATTGCCTCCCCCTTGAGCTTGGAAATGAAccaaagagtaaaaaaaaaaggagagcgaaatagaaaagagaaaaactttcATTTTTGCATCGTCGAAAAAGTAAGAGAAAGGCCGTGACTAACGAGAGTCATGAATCGATGgacgaaaggggggggggggaaagagacTTACCGAACGTAGTCGGCTCGGCAAAGGATCATTCCGGCTTTGGTGTAGCAGGAGACGCCAATGTCGGCCAGCCGGGCCCCGCAACAGGAGCACTTGAGGCATCCGTGGTGCCAGAAACGATCCAGGGCGTGGAAGAGGAAGCGCTCGAGAATCTTGCCGCCACATCCGGCGCAGGCTCTGACTCCTTGGCCGTTGCCGCCTTGTTGTTGACCTCCGACCACCACACCGGGACCACCGGGACCACCACCAACCATGTTGCTGCCATCCATGTGGACGCccatgtgttgttgttgttgttgttgtggcggctgctgttgttgttgcatcatatgctgctgctgcatgacGCCGGGACCGAGTTGTTGttgcggttgttgttgctgctgttggggagGCATTTGCATGTTCATCATTCCGTTCATAGGACCCGGGCCGAGAGACATGGAAGAGCCGTTCATCATGTTATTTGTCACCACTTGACCGCCGGCCATATGAGCATTGCTTCCCATCATCGAcctctgctgttgttgctgagaTTCCATCGGTGGTCCCTGAGGCTGAAACATGGGATTCCCAACTGGACCAgttggctgctgttgttgttgttgttgcatacCACGGAACCCGTTCATACCGTCGACCGGTCCTCCTGGCCCTCCGTGctgtggctgttgttgttgttgctgttgttgggccGGTGAACCCGGTCCGGGGCCTGTGTGATGTTGTCCGTAGCCACCCATATCACCTGGAAAATGGGTGGCCATGTGATTCATTgggttcatcattttctttttttatatttcttttttatccttGTCTGGAGGTTCTGGCGTCGATCAATCAACCAATCAGTCAAATGTAATTTATCTGTCAAAAGCgaacaagaaaagagaaacgaaGGCATTAATAATCAATTCGTACGAAAAACGGCATGACGTCACTTTCCTTAACGAATCAAATTATCGGCAGAACAAGTTCGTCTTCCCCccttaaaaaatgtcaaa
Proteins encoded in this window:
- the LOC124341102 gene encoding circumsporozoite protein-like gives rise to the protein MMNPMNHMATHFPGDMGGYGQHHTGPGPGSPAQQQQQQQQPQHGGPGGPVDGMNGFRGMQQQQQQQPTGPVGNPMFQPQGPPMESQQQQQRSMMGSNAHMAGGQVVTNNMMNGSSMSLGPGPMNGMMNMQMPPQQQQQQPQQQLGPGVMQQQHMMQQQQQPPQQQQQQHMGVHMDGSNMVGGGPGGPGVVVGGQQQGGNGQGVRACAGCGGKILERFLFHALDRFWHHGCLKCSCCGARLADIGVSCYTKAGMILCRADYVRLFGSSGACSACGQGIPANELVMRVGGAGPAGGPGGGPNGIHPPPPSAGGGGVYHVKCFACTKCQTQLMPGDRYALIGGSLLCEQDCHKMMKNNNNNNNNNNNANNNNHAGPGGGGGGGGGGGGVNQQPGAGGPGATGTNVTTGGGGGGAGGGGGPVRKGKVGRPRRSRD